From a region of the Triticum aestivum cultivar Chinese Spring chromosome 7D, IWGSC CS RefSeq v2.1, whole genome shotgun sequence genome:
- the LOC123170330 gene encoding aspartyl protease family protein At5g10770 codes for MASISKLLLLLLCTYHTLVAHAGDDLRSYKPVGSPESATVNCSQPKAATPSSGGVTVPLHHRHGPCSPLPSTKAPTWEEILRHDQLRAAYVTRKFSGVKGGAGDVEQSDVTLPTRLGTSMSTLEYVITVGIGSPAVTQTMTIDTGSDVSWVQCKPCSQCRSQANPLFDPSSSSTYSPFSCSSAACAQVSQDGQGNGCSGSQCQYIVTYGDQSSTAGTYSSDTLALGSITVRNFQFGCSQSNSGLLLTQQTAGLMGLGGGAESLVSQTAGTLGRAFSYCLPPNPGSRGFLTLGAPTSTSGFVTTPMYRNRGALTFYAVRLQAIRVGGRQLNIPASVFSAVSIVDSGTIITRLPPTAYSALASAFKAGMKRYPTSGGSDTCFDFSGQSNISVPSVALVFSGGAVVNLAFDGIIQDGCLAFTDSGDDRSIGIIGNVQQRTFEVLYDVGGGSFGFKAGAC; via the exons ATGGCATCTATTTCGAAGCTTCTGCTTCTCCTGCTGTGCACCTACCACACTCTCGTTGCTCACGCAGGAGATGACCTTCGCAGCTACAAGCCCGTTGGCTCTCCGGAATCTGCCACCGTCAACTGCTCCCAGCCCAAAG CCGCGACTCCATCGTCCGGTGGCGTCACGGTGCCGTTGCACCACCGGCACGGCCCGTGCTCACCCCTGCCCTCCACGAAGGCGCCAACCTGGGAGGAGATACTCAGGCATGACCAGCTCCGAGCGGCCTACGTCACACGAAAGTTCTCCGGCGTCAAGGGCGGCGCCGGAGACGTCGAGCAATCAGACGTCACGCTGCCGACCAGGCTGGGCACCTCCATGAGCACGTTGGAGTACGTGATCACCGTCGGCATCGGCTCGCCGGCCGTGACCCAGACCATGACCATCGACACCGGCAGCGACGTGTCGTGGGTGCAGTGCAAGCCGTGTTCCCAGTGCCGCTCCCAGGCGAACCCGCTCTTTGACCCCAGCTCGTCCAGCACCTACTCCCCGTTCTCCTGCAGCTCCGCCGCCTGCGCGCAGGTCAGCCAGGACGGGCAGGGGAACGGCTGCTCCGGCTCCCAGTGCCAGTACATCGTCACCTACGGGGACCAGTCGAGCACGGCCGGGACCTACAGCTCCGACACCCTCGCGCTGGGCTCCATCACCGTCAGAAACTTCCAGTTCGGGTGCAGCCAGTCCAACTCGGGCCTCCTTCTGACGCAACAAACCGCGGGGCTCatggggctgggcggcggcgcagaGTCTCTCGTGTCCCAGACCGCGGGGACCTTGGGCAGGGCCTTCTCCTACTGCCTCCCGCCGAATCCAGGCTCGCGCGGGTTCCTCACTCTCGGCGCACCAACTTCCACTTCCGGCTTCGTCACGACGCCCATGTACAGGAACCGCGGGGCGCTGACGTTCTACGCCGTGCGCCTTCAGGCCATCCGGGTGGGAGGCAGGCAGCTCAACATACccgcctccgtcttctccgccgtctCCATCGTCGACTCCGGCACCATCATCACGCGGCTGCCGCCCACCGCGTACTCGGCGCTGGCCTCCGCGTTCAAGGCCGGCATGAAGCGCTACCCGACCAGCGGGGGCTCCGACACGTGCTTCGACTTCAGCGGCCAGTCCAACATCAGCGTGCCCAGCGTCGCGCTCGTGTTCTCCGGGGGCGCCGTCGTCAACCTCGCCTTTGACGGGATCATTCAGGACGGCTGCCTCGCCTTCACGGACAGCGGCGATGACCGCTCCATCGGCATCATCGGCAACGTGCAGCAGCGGACGTTTGAGGTGCTGTACGACGTCGGTGGCGGCTCCTTCGGGTTCAAAGCAGGTGCATGCTGA